A single window of Aythya fuligula isolate bAytFul2 chromosome Z, bAytFul2.pri, whole genome shotgun sequence DNA harbors:
- the TPGS2 gene encoding tubulin polyglutamylase complex subunit 2: MEERPHGLSPHLERLTLGVTRILETSPGVAEVTFVEKEPAERHAIISWEQKNSCVLPEDLKNFYLMTDGFQMTWSVKTDDTPMPLGSMVINSISKLCRLGGSSMYALPNAPCLADLEDDSDEEGDEDKPEKPHFDSRSLIFELDPCNGNGKVCLVYKHAKPVVSPDTEIWFLDRALYWHFLTKTFTAYYRLLITHLGLPQWQYAFTSYGVSPQAKQWFNMYKPITINTALLSEEADSFVNKLDPNKVFKSKNKTPVMKKKPPSQPAGAQKSHTGMTSSKTSSLVGNSSKKRDPQI; this comes from the exons ATGGAGGAGCGGCCGCACGGGCTCAGCCCGCACCTGGAGCGGCTCACGCTGGGCGTGACCAGGATCCTGG agACTTCTCCAGGAGTTGCTGAAGTCACGTTTGTGGAGAAGGAGCCAGCGGAGCGCCACGCAATTATTTCCTGGGAACAA AAAAACTCCTGCGTGTTGCCAGAGGATTTAAAGAACTTCTATCTCATGACCGATGGCTTCCAGATGACCTGGAGTGTGAAGACTGATG ATACCCCGATGCCCCTGGGCTCCATGGTGATTAACAGTATCTCAAAGCTTTGTCGGCTTGGGGGTTCCTCCATGTACGCCTTGCCGAATGCACCATGTCTTGCTGACCTGGAAGATGACTCAGATGAGGAAG gtgATGAAGACAAACCCGAGAAGCCACACTTTGATTCTCGTAGTCTTATCTTTGAATTAGACCCATGCAACGGGAATGGGAAAGTTTGCCTTGTTTATAAGCACGCTAAACCAG TTGTCTCCCCAGACACAGAGATATGGTTCCTGGACAGAGCTCTGTATTGGCATTTCCTCACCAAAACCTTCACAGCCTACTACCGCCTGCTCATCACTCACCTGGGTCTCCCACAGTGGCAGTATGCCTTCACCAGCTATGGGGTGAGCCCCCAGGCCAAG CAATGGTTTAACATGTATAAACCTATAACCATCAACACAGCTCTCCTCTCTGAAGAAGCTGATTCCTTTGTGAACAAGCTGGACCCCAACAAGGTAtttaaaagcaagaacaaaactccagtgatgaaaaagaaaccacCCTCCCAGCCAGCAGGGGCCCAAAAGAGCCACACTGGCATGACCTCCTCCAAGACATCCTCGCTAGTTGGGAATTCTTCAAAGAAGCGAGACCCCCAGATCTGA